TACAGTATGGACAGGGACGCTGCAGCATGGCTCTTAGTTGGCGGCCAGGGTCTGGTCCACCCAGGAACGGAGCTCGGTGACGCGGGCGTACACAGCGGGGGTAGTGGTGGAGCAACGGCTGCTGCCCCAGGACACAATACCGACCAGGGTCCAGACGTTGTCCTTCTCACAGACCAGGGGGCCACCGGAGTCACCCATGCAGGAGGTAGCACCAGCACCACCGGCACAGATCATGACGTCGGAGATGCTGCTCCCCCAGTGCGTCTTGCACTGCTCGTTGGACAGCAGGGGCAGAGCAGCCTGCTGCAGCTCGTTGGGGGTGTTGAGAGCGTTGTAGCGCAGCAGACCCCAGCCGGTGGTCACACAGGTCATGCCAGGTGCGAAGACGTCGGCGGTCTCAGCCAGGCACACAGGGGACACGTTGGTGTTCAGGACAGCAGGGGTGGACAGCTTGATCAGGGAGATATCGTTGTTGATGGTACTGGGGTTCCACTTGGGGTGGGTGAACACCtgtgggtgaggagagggggtgCGGTGGGTTGAGGGAGAGAAGGGACGGTT
The DNA window shown above is from Salmo trutta chromosome 8, fSalTru1.1, whole genome shotgun sequence and carries:
- the LOC115199165 gene encoding chymotrypsin B-like, with amino-acid sequence MAFLWFVSCLAFVSAAYGCGIPAIKPEVSGYARIVNGEEAVPHSWPWQVSLQQTSGFHFCGGSLINENWVVTAAHCNVATYHRVIIGEHKKGSGNNAEDIQILKPAKVFTHPKWNPSTINNDISLIKLSTPAVLNTNVSPVCLAETADVFAPGMTCVTTGWGLLRYNALNTPNELQQAALPLLSNEQCKTHWGSSISDVMICAGGAGATSCMGDSGGPLVCEKDNVWTLVGIVSWGSSRCSTTTPAVYARVTELRSWVDQTLAAN